The following DNA comes from Streptomyces sp. Ag109_O5-10.
CCTCGGTATGTGCCTTCTCGGAATACCCGGAACACCCCTGTGTGCTGGCATCCTTGAGGGGAACGCGGTGTCCGGGGGAGGCGCGCGGCGATGCCCTCGGCCCCGATACCTTCTGTACGTTCCCTCGTGACCGCCCCACGCCGAACCAGGAGCCCCGGCCGCGTGAGCCCCGTGAGCAGCAACGCACCGCACGGTCAGTCGCCGTTGCGCACCGTGCAGGTGCTGGGCGGTGGCAACGCCGGCAGCAGTGTGCACGTGCGTTCGCTGGCGGCCGGCCTCGTCGCGCGGGGCGTGCGGGTCACGGTGTGCGCCCCCGCCGATGCCGATCGCGCCTACGGGTTCTCGGGCGTCGGCGCCGACCACGTGCACGTGCCGCGCAGCAGCGACCCGGGGTCCGTGGCGGCGCTCCGCGCGGCCTGCACGGACGCCGACCTGGTGCACGCCCACGGCCTGCACGCCTCCTTCCGCGCGGCGCTGGCGCTGAGCGGCCGCAGCACCCCGCTCGTCGTCACCTGGCACAACCGCGCGTACGCCGAGGGCGCCAGAGGACACCTGCTGCGGATGCTGGAGCGGCGGGTGGTGCGGGCGGCCGCCGTGGTGCTCGGGACCACCTCCGACCTGGTGGACCGGGCCCGCCGTACCGGCGCCCGCGACGCCCGGCTCGCCGCCGTGGCACTGCCCGGCCCGCGGCAGCCCGTGCAGCAGGACGAGGCGGAGTTGCTGCGGCCCAAGGTCCGTGCCGAACTCGGCGCCATGGGGCGGCCGTTGCTCATCGCCGTCGGCTCCCTCGACCGGTACCGCGGCTACGACCACCTGCTGGACGCGGCGCGTGCCTGGTGCCGGCTCGACCCCGTACCGCTCCTCGTCATCGCCGGCGAGGGGCCGCTGCGCCCCGCGTTGCAGCGGCGGATCGAGGACGAGGAGCTGCCCGTGCGGCTGCTCGGGCGCCGCGACGACGTCTCCGAACTGCTCGCCGCCGCCGATCTGGCGCTGCTGCCCAGCAGTTGGGAGTCCCGTTCCGTCCTCGCCCAGGAGGCCCTGCACGCGCGCGTGCCGCTTGTCGCGACCTCCGTCGGCGGTGTCCCCGACCTGGTGGGGGACGCGGCCGAACTGGTCGCGTACGGCGACGCACGGGCTCTCGCCGCCGCCGTCGTACGCCTCCTCGACGACCCCGAGCGCTGTGCGGAGCTGCGCGAGCGGGGTGCCCGGCAGGCGGCGAGCTGGCCCACGGAGGACGAGACCGTGGCCCAAGTACTCAGCGTCTACGACGAGTTGACGCAGCCCCGACCCCTGCCTTGAGACCCGAGGCTTTGAGACCGTGAGGCTTTGAGGCCGTGAGGGCTTGGGGGACCGCGAGGCTTTGAGGCCGTGAGGCCTTGAGACCGTGAGGCCGGGCGGTCCTAGGGGACGTGCCGGCGGGCCCGCAGCGCCAGGCTCAACGCCATGACCACCTGCGGGTCGTCGAGGTCCGTGCCCAGCAACTCCCCGATGCGGGCGAGGCGGTTGTAGAGGGTCTGCCGGTTGAGGTGGAGTTCACGGGCCGTCTCCGCCTTGCGGCCCGCGTGCGCCAGGTAGGTCTCCAGGGTGGGCAGCAGCGGCGGCCTGGAGCGGTGGTCATGATCGCGCAGCGGACCGATCGCGCGGTCGACGAACGCCGCCAGGTCGGGATGGTCGCGCAGCCGCCACAGCAGGAGGTCGATGTCGAGGCGGCGGGCGTCGAACCAGGGCCGGTCGGCGAGGCCCTCGGCGGCCGTCGCGGTCTCGGCCGCGTGCCGCAGACCCGCCGAGGCCGCCGCCCAGCCGCCGGCCGCGCCGACCACGACGACCGGGGCAGCGGCGCCGGGGCGCTGCATCCCGGCGCGTTCCACTCCCGCCCGCAGCGCCGCCGCGACCCGGTCCGCGACGGTCGTCCGCTCCGCCTCCGAGCGCAGGCCGAGGAGCAGGGGGACGCGGCCCTCGACCGGGCGTACGCCGAGCAGGACGGGCACGCCCACGGCGGCC
Coding sequences within:
- a CDS encoding glycosyltransferase family 4 protein; this translates as MSPVSSNAPHGQSPLRTVQVLGGGNAGSSVHVRSLAAGLVARGVRVTVCAPADADRAYGFSGVGADHVHVPRSSDPGSVAALRAACTDADLVHAHGLHASFRAALALSGRSTPLVVTWHNRAYAEGARGHLLRMLERRVVRAAAVVLGTTSDLVDRARRTGARDARLAAVALPGPRQPVQQDEAELLRPKVRAELGAMGRPLLIAVGSLDRYRGYDHLLDAARAWCRLDPVPLLVIAGEGPLRPALQRRIEDEELPVRLLGRRDDVSELLAAADLALLPSSWESRSVLAQEALHARVPLVATSVGGVPDLVGDAAELVAYGDARALAAAVVRLLDDPERCAELRERGARQAASWPTEDETVAQVLSVYDELTQPRPLP